Genomic DNA from uncultured Vibrio sp.:
GCGAGCAGCATGATCCCGACTCTAGATCAAAGAATTACATTCGCTTGAGTGGTTTTACCACGCTATCTAATCCTTCGATTTTCAACGCTAAACACAACTTGAGTAAATCCCCCAGCTCACCACTAGGCCAGCCTTTTTTATCGAACCACAGCAAGTACTCCTCTGGTAGATCAATCAAAACTCTTCCCGAGTATTTACCAAAAGGCATTTGCATTCTTGCCAGTTTTATCAAGTTCTCTTTTTCTAACATAAGTTGAATAGTGGTTATCGTAAGTCGGATAAGAGTACCACCAGTACAATCTACAGACCAGTTTCACTGTGCTTTATGCTAAAGTAAGCGCCATTCAAAATGAGAACGAGAATTCAATGAAGTCACCTTGTCGTGCTGCCTGTAAAAACAATGGCGGCATCTGTTCTGGATGTCACAGAACGATAGAAGAAATCATCCAATGGAAAGATAAAACGGATGAACAGCGAGACAGTTTGATAGAGCAAATTACAGGTAGCGACTCTACCCATTCATGCCCGGAGTGCGGCACTCAAGCACACTGTGATATCACAGCAGGGAAAGAGACCTGTTGGTGTTTTGAGCTCGAGGAAAGAGACATACCAACGTCTGATAAACAGCAATTGTGCTTATGTCGCAAGTGCCTGGAGAAAAAGCCAGTCGCTTAATTGACTGGCTAAGTTTGGTTATTTCGCTGTAAGCGCTGGCGACTTAAACTTCACACCATCCCATCCGCTGACCATAAAGTTACGAATGTTCTGATGATCATCGTTTTCTGGATGTTGCAGAACGTCTTCACGGTAAAAACGACCAAAACAAGCCAGCGTTGCTTCCTTATCTAAGTTATTAAGCAAACCAAATGCAAAGATTTTGCACGAACCATTGTTCTCATCAGCTCCGTTTTCGGTCGCGCCATTGGTAAAAGCAGTCGGCGTGAAGTCGTAATTCGCTTCAATTACTGCCATCGTTGTTTCAAATTCGATGCTTTCTGGAGTTGACGCCACTGCTTGCAAAAATTGTTGTAGTTCCATTTTCATTCCAAATTGTTATGCCATCATGCCGGTGACATATTTGTTTAATAAAAAGCCCATATAAAAGTCATTAATCATACATATATTCATAGCCTTACCAAAACACACGTTATTTAATGCTCGAAAGCTATTTAATTTAAGAGTGAATATTTATAGCAGAATTATGCATTGAACGACATTGTATCGGATTGATAAGGAGATATCATGTCCACCCCATTTAAAGCAATAGGTGTTTTAGCACTTTCGTCACTTGCCATCGCATGTTCCTCACAGCCTGACAATACATTGGCTTCCTTTGGTGAACAGTGTAAAGCGACGATTACACCTGTCGCTGGCGAAACCTCTATTCAAGGATTGACGTTGGTAGGAACGTCTGTTGCCGATGCTCCGTTTGATACTTCAGCAGCAGAGATTGTTAGCTACGACGCATGTACAGACAACCTTTATGTCGTCAATGCGCAGGCAAAACGCATCGATGTCTTGTCTATGGACGAAAATAGCGCGCCTTCTCAAACCGCGTTTATCGATTTGAATGGTGCTGGTGAAGCCGCATCGATTGATATTGGCGCAGCCAACAGTGTTGCTGTCTCAAACGGCCTTGTCGCCGTCGCGATAGAAAATAACAACAAACAAGAAAACGG
This window encodes:
- a CDS encoding HopJ type III effector protein, yielding MELQQFLQAVASTPESIEFETTMAVIEANYDFTPTAFTNGATENGADENNGSCKIFAFGLLNNLDKEATLACFGRFYREDVLQHPENDDHQNIRNFMVSGWDGVKFKSPALTAK
- a CDS encoding DUF3820 family protein is translated as MLEKENLIKLARMQMPFGKYSGRVLIDLPEEYLLWFDKKGWPSGELGDLLKLCLALKIEGLDSVVKPLKRM
- a CDS encoding cysteine-rich CWC family protein; the protein is MKSPCRAACKNNGGICSGCHRTIEEIIQWKDKTDEQRDSLIEQITGSDSTHSCPECGTQAHCDITAGKETCWCFELEERDIPTSDKQQLCLCRKCLEKKPVA